The Ornithinimicrobium faecis region AGGTCCGCGAGGTCGCGGCGCAGGATGTCGTTGCGGGCATCGCACCCGTTGCGATCCAGGTCGTGGGAGCGGTACTGAAACAGGTCGCGGTCATAGCCGGTCGTGGCGGCACGCCCCTTGATCTCCAGGTCGGCGAGGGTCGCCAGCGCGGTTCCTGGAGCCGCGGCCAGTGCCGGCTCGGCCTCGACGACCTCGGCCGTGGCGATCTCCGGCTCCACGGTGTCGGGCTCGGTCGTCGGTGTCGCCTCCGTCGTCGGGCTCGGCGCACTCTCCTGCGTGGGCTCCGACTCCGATGTCGGGGCAGTCGGCGGTTCAGCCGTGGGCTCGGGTGTGGCGGATGTTTCGCGAGTGGTCTGGACGGGCGCCGCCTCAACAACAGGCTGAGCGTCCTCGTCGAGATTCGCCCCGTAGGCGAGAGCGGCGATGACCGCAATGATCGCGATGGCGCCGCCCTTGCGACGCGAGCGGCGTCGTGGCTGGGCAGGGTAGGGGCGGGTGGTCTTGCGCACGGCAGGGGCTCCATCTCAGGCGCAGCCCGAAGGGTCACGGTCTCCGGGTCTGGGAGGGTCACGATCCCTCCACAGCGAACCGTAGCCCACCCCCGAGCGGACCACCAGAGTCACCTCGGACACAACAGAGCCGCAGGTCAGTCGTGCTGACCTGCGGCTCTGTGGATGGTGGCCAGGGGCGGGGTCGAACCGCCGACCTTCCGATTTTCAGTCGGACGCTCGTACCAACTGAGCTACCTGGCCGGGCCTGCGCACTCAGAGGCGATCTGACCTGCGCAAACATGACGCCGGATCGCTCCGGCGCGCGTTCACTATACCTGAAACCCACCCGCTGGCATTATCAGCGGTGTCGGCTGTGGGTGGGTTAGCCTCGCAGGGTGCTGACCGCTGGGAGGGAGCCACGATGATGTCAGGCCCGAACGCGTCGACCACCGACGTCCAGGACTACCTCGAGGCCCTGGCCGAGGTGAACCACAATGGCTTCGGCTTCCTCGTGGCCTTCGGGCTGACGTGGCTCGTGGCCGGCGTCATCTGGCTGCGCTTCGGGGAGAGGGCAGGCGCCTATGCCGCCCTGTTCCAGGGCACCGTCGGGGTGCCCCTCGGCCTGCTCCTCACATCGCTGACGGCAACGGCAGGGCGGCCCGACGACCCGTCGATGAACGCTCTGTCCATCTATCTCGGCGCCGGCCAGCTCCTGGTGCTGCCGCTCGCCATCGTGCTGATCGTCCAGCACCGCTATCTGGCGGTGGCGGCAGTGATGGCCCTGGTGCTGGCCGTGCACCTCGTGCCCTACGCGTGGCTGTATGGCACCCCCGCGTATCTGGTGGTCGCTGCGCTCGTGGCGGTCCTCACCGCCACGGTGGTCGCCATCGATCTCAACCGGGAGCGGTCCCACGGTGCCCTGCTCTGTGTGGGCTCCGGTGCGACGCTGCTCCTCGGAGGCTTCGCGGCCTTCGTATTGTGAGCGCGTCCGAGTTGCGGCGGACTGATCCCGGCGGTCACAGATAGTTGAGCGGACCGTCGCGACTGACGAGCATCCTGGTCAGGGTGTCGGATCTGGCCTCTTCCCGATCCAGCACGGCGATGACCGCGGAGCCCTCCGCCCTGACCTCGTCCAGGCTAAACATCTCGACGACCGGCTGCCCCTGCAGGAGCTGCGCGTCGTTCCACGCCCGCTCGACCTCCTCGACGGCGTCCTGCGCCACAGCCTCGGAGCCGAAGTGATAGACGACCACGTCCTGGACTGCGGTGCCCTCCACGGTGGTGCCGACGGCCACGACACCGAACGGGGTGGTGATCGATGACTGCTCCATCTCGGAGAGCTCTTGCTCCACCTGCTCCGGTGAGGCGGACTCGCCCAGCAGGGCCTCCATCCCAGCTCCGCCCCCTGGCTGCACCAGGAAATAGCCGCTGATCGCCCCGAGAGCGTCCAACTGGTCGGCAGTCTCCAGCACGGCTTCCTCATCGGCCAGGGTCGGCCCCTGCCCGGTCAGCCAGTTCTGGGCAGTGCGGGTGTTGCCCGACAACATGATGCGGTCGCCATCCTGTGCGACGCGCAGCGGCTGCCCGAGGGGACGCAGCACCGTGCGCGCCTCAAGGTCTGAGTAGCCGTCCTCGCCCTCACCCGCGCTCACGACGCCGTCGCCCAGGTCGACCAGGTCGGGGGAGAGGGTGTCCTCGTCGAAATCGCCGGATAGCACCACGGCATCCGGCTGGAGGCCGACCTCGGCCACCGAGGCCACCTGGGTGATGTCGAAGCCCAGTTCGGGCTCCTCGGCCACGCCCGTGTCGCTGCTGAGGTCACGAGGCAGCAGGAAGGTCACCGCCGTGTCCGGGCCGGCGACTGCGAGGGCCATCATCCAGTCCCGCCTTTCATCGACGGTCTCGGGTGCCTGAAGGCCCATCGCGGCAGCCCCGGCCTCAAGATCGCCGACCGCGATCGGATAGGAGGGCTCGGTCGGTCGGGGGAGAGACTCGATGGTCCCGCGGATGGAGAATCCCGCTGTCCCCTGCGTTGCAGACTCCGCGTCGCCCGTGACCGTGACCACGCCACCGGTGTCCTCGCCCGAGGTGCTGCACCCGGCCGCTCCGAGCAGTGCCAGCGCCACGAGCCCGGCTCCATACCTACGCCTTGTGAATCTACGCATCTCGATCTCCTTGTCCCCGATCCCTCGAGGTGAACCTACCGTCATTGGTGGTGCTGTGACGCTGGGGAGACGCGATCGGTTGCCCTGTGGCGCAGGACGTTCGGGAGGATGCGTTCCCCGTGGTCGTTCGTGACGTGTACCACAGTCCACAGAAACAACCGCGATCGGGAACATCGGAGGGCACACGGGCGTTTTTGCTACTGCGAGGTCACCGTGAGACCGCGCACCCCAACGATATGTCCCGAGGAGGGATCAGATTGGCGAGGCGTCGCAAGAAGTACGTCGAGATTGAAGAGGTGCCTGGCAAGCCGTTGCGCTACTGGCCGCACGCGCTAGGAGGCGGACTGGTCGCCGAGGGCGCCGTGGTGGACCCGCAGGCCTACGTGCACGAGTCGGCGTATGTCGACCCGGGGGCCCACGTGGCTCCTGGCGCGCGTGTGAGCTCCGGCGCATGGGTAGCCGAGGACGCCTTCGTCGGTGAGGACGCCGTGGTCGGCACCAACGCCAGCGTTGGCCGCAGCGCCCGCCTGGGCCGTGGTGCCCGACTCGGCATGCGTGTCGCCCTCGGAGACGGCGCGCTGGTCGCCGACTTCGTCACCATCGACACCGACGAGCGGGTGCCGTCCGGCACTGCCGTGCTCCGTGACGAGATGGACCGCAGCGCCGCCTGAGTGTTCCGTGCCGCACCGGCCGTGGTCTGACCCTGAGTCAGACCACGGCCGTTTTGTTTCATCCTGCAGGGCCGCGACGTCAGCCCTGCAAGGGCACCGCGACGATGGGATCACTGGTCGGTTGCTCGGACCCCCCGGCCGGCTCGACCGTGATGCCGACCGCGACCGCCCCCGCGGGAGCTCCCTCGAGGGCGACCTCGTCGCCCTCTCGAGGCATGAGCCCCGCGGAGACCGCAGTGCCGTCCTCGTGCACGAACCACAGCTGATAGTCCTCACCGTCGGGAGCCCCTGGCAGGTCCTCGGTGAGCAGCACCGCCCGGTCCAGGGAGGATGCCGTCACCACGGTGAAGGTGGCGCCGTCCGCCGACTCCGTGGCCTCGATCGCGTCGGGGGCCTCGAGCACCTCCTGCACCGCGACGATCGCGGGATCGGGAGTGTCGGTCGGCCACTGCGTGATCGCCACGGCGCCGATCGCGATGGCCGCCGCCGCAGCGCCGGCGAGCAGCCAGCGCCCCGGCCCTCGGGAACGTCGGGCGCGGTGGGCTCCCACCTCGTCCGTCGGCGCCACTTGGTCCGTCGGTGCGTCCACGGGTGTCGGCGCCACCTGGTCCGTCGGTGCGTCCACGGGTGTGGGCGCGTCCTGAGGTGTGAGCGCGATCTGGGTCAGCAACTGCTCCCGAAGAGCCGGTGGCGGCTCCACGGCGAGATCGTCGCTCAGCGCGACCGTGGCCTCGCGCAGTTCTGCCACCTCGCGCCTGCAGGTCGCGCAGGTCGACAGATGCAACTCAAAGGTCTCCCGCTCGTCAGCGTCCACCGCGTCGAGCGCATACGCCGCAGCAAGGGCGTGCACGTCGTCACCGGGCTCACCCGGGGGCACCTGCTGGCTCACTGTGCACCTCCCAACTGATCGCGCATCCGTCGCAGTCCGTCCCTGATCCTTGTCTTGGCCGTGCCCAGAGGCACCCCCAGTCTCTCCGAGACCTCCTGATGGGTGAGACCGTCGAAGAAGGCGAGCTCGACCGCGCTGCGCTGGGTCTGAGTCAGCCCACCGAGGGCCGAGCGCACTCGGGTGGCTTCCAACCGGCCCTCTGCCAACTCGGCGGTGCTGTCGAAGGGTGTCTGTGCCTGCAGTGATTCGTAGTCCTGGTCCCTCCTGGATTGGGACGCTGCAGACCGGACACGGTCAACGGCCCGACGGTGCGCCAGGGTCAGCAACCAGGACAACGCGCTCCCGCGAGCGGGGTCGAACGAGCTGGCGCTGCGCCAGACCTGGAGGAAGACCTCCTGCGTGACCTCCTCCGCCTGAGCCCGGTCCCGCAGCACCCGCAGCACAAGTCCGAGAACCCGGGGCCCGGTGGCGTCGTAGAGGTCGGCGAAACTCTGCTGGTCTCCACGTCCTGCGGCCTGGATCAGGCGGGCAAGGTCCTGCCCCGGGTCGGCCACCCGTTCATCATGCACGGTGGTCATCTAGCCCGCGCGTTCATTTCGAGGGGGCGATGCGTCAACCGGAACCTCCACGTGGGTCGACCAGGCGAGCGAACACCACGACGTTGTCCACGTGCGCACCCAGCTCGGCGTCATAGGTCCCGCCACACGTGATCAGGCGCAGCTCTGGGCCGCTGGTGTTGCCATAGACGGTCGTCTTGGGGAACTGGTCCTTGGGGAAGCTGTCCGCTCCGTAGACCTCGAAGGTCGCCGTCGTGCCATCCTGCCGGTCGACCTCGACGGTGTCGCCGGGCTGCAGGGCTCCCAGCTCGAAGAAGACGCTGGGGACCGACCCCTGGCTGGTGACATGGCCCTCGATGACCGACGGCCCGGGTTCGCCCGGTGTCGGCGAGCCCGAATACCAGGCGGCCTCGTCATAGAGCTCGCCGCTGGGCACCGCTAGCCGCCCCTCGTCGTCGAGGCCCAGGGGGTGCAAGGGGCTGTCCACGTCGAACGCGGGGACCCGCACCCGCACGGGTTCAGAGGCAGGCAGCGCAGGTGCGGGCGAGGATGCGTCGCCTCCTGGTGCGGAGCCTGTCTCGGGTGCCACCACAGTCTGCGGCGCTGCGGGTGTCGACCCCGGGGCCACGGCCTCCCCTGCACTGCCAGTGGCCCCGGGAACTGTGGCGTCGGGCAGCGAGTCCGGGGAAGGCCGTGGCGTCGGTGCGGAGGTCGCTGCCACAGCATCCTCCGGGGTGCCCGATGCGGTGGACCCGGCGCTCTGTCGGGTGCCCTCCGGCACGGGCGGCTCACCGACCTGGTGGGCGAGCGCCCACCAGAGCAGGCCCACGCCGAGAGCGAGGAGCAGCCCGAAGGCCACGAACGACAGACGCCGCCCGTGTCCCTCGGTCGGTGAGGTGCTCACGCTCAGCTGCGCTGGTCCGCGCGACGGCGGGTGACGGCCAGCCCCAGGCCGGCCACGGCCAGGGTGACACCGCCCAGGGCCATGAGACCCACGTGCTCGGTGCCGGCGGTCCCGCTGCCACCGGTGGCGACGCCGTCCTCGGGCATCGTCATCTGGGCGACCTCGAACTCACCGCACAGCGCGGGGTTGGTGGCCTCGGCGGGCAGGGCCGGGTCCAGGTCGGACTTCGCGTCACCGTCATAGGCGCCGCTGCCGTCGTGGTCGACGCCGTGGACGACGACCACGCCGTCGCCCGCGGCGACGGAGGCCGCGGTCTCGTCGTCGAGCTCGATGGTGCGCTCATAGGTGTAGCTGCCCGTGGCCGGGAAGTTCTCCACGTCGAGCGCGTGGTCACCCGTGGTCATGCCGGGCTCGTTGGTCAGGCTCACCTTCACCATCCCGTAGGCCGGGACGCCGTCGGAGGTCTGCAGCTCACCGCCCGGACCGGTGCCCTTCACGTCTGCCCCGGGGCAGGTGTTGGTGCCGCCGATGTGGATGTGCTGGGCATGCGGTGCGCCGTCCAGCAGGCCCTCGGTCTCCAGGATGATGTGCAGTTCGTTGCCCTCGAGCATGCCCCAGGCGGTGCCGGAGGCCCCCGAGTCGTTGAGCTCGGTCAGGGTGCCGGAGAGCTCGGTGCCGCCGTCCTCGTGGGCCGAGGCGGGGCTTGCCGCGAGCAGCGGGAGGCCGACGAGGGCCAGGATGGCCAGCGGTGCGGTGCGGTTGCGGGTGGTGCGCATGACAACTCCTCAGTGGTGGTGGTCAGTCACCTCGTGATTCGGAGCCGTCAGCGGAGCGGATTGGTCGCGTCGGGTGGGTGCTCAGCGGGGCTAGTCGCCGCGAGCAGAGAATCCACATGACCTGCGGGTGCTGCCGTCATACGGTGGTGGCATGTCAGGTCAGCCGCTGATCCGAGAGCACCAGGTGTCCGACGCCGCGGCCATGCCGTATGCCGTCGCGGTCACTGATGACAGCGCCGTCTGGGCCACGCTCGCCCAGGGCGATGCCGTCGTCAGGCGCGCTGCCGACGGCTCCCTGACGACGATTCCGCTGGGCGAGGGCGGCCGGCCCTTGCTGCTCGTCGCCACGGACCAGGACACGGTCTGGGTCACCGAGTCGGTCGGCAACCGCCTCGTGCACGTGGGGCCAGAAGGGGTCCGGGCAGCGGTGCCGGTGCCGACTCCGGAGGCGCACCCGTTTGGCATCGCCACCACCGGCACGGGCGAGCTGTGGTTCACCGAGATGGCGTCGGACCTGATCGGACATGTCGATGCCCACGGCCGGGTCCGGGAGTTCCCGACTGGAGCCGCCGGGGGCATGCCCTCGCTGATCGCCTGTGC contains the following coding sequences:
- a CDS encoding DUF7010 family protein yields the protein MSGPNASTTDVQDYLEALAEVNHNGFGFLVAFGLTWLVAGVIWLRFGERAGAYAALFQGTVGVPLGLLLTSLTATAGRPDDPSMNALSIYLGAGQLLVLPLAIVLIVQHRYLAVAAVMALVLAVHLVPYAWLYGTPAYLVVAALVAVLTATVVAIDLNRERSHGALLCVGSGATLLLGGFAAFVL
- a CDS encoding anti-sigma factor gives rise to the protein MSQQVPPGEPGDDVHALAAAYALDAVDADERETFELHLSTCATCRREVAELREATVALSDDLAVEPPPALREQLLTQIALTPQDAPTPVDAPTDQVAPTPVDAPTDQVAPTDEVGAHRARRSRGPGRWLLAGAAAAAIAIGAVAITQWPTDTPDPAIVAVQEVLEAPDAIEATESADGATFTVVTASSLDRAVLLTEDLPGAPDGEDYQLWFVHEDGTAVSAGLMPREGDEVALEGAPAGAVAVGITVEPAGGSEQPTSDPIVAVPLQG
- the sigK gene encoding ECF RNA polymerase sigma factor SigK, giving the protein MTTVHDERVADPGQDLARLIQAAGRGDQQSFADLYDATGPRVLGLVLRVLRDRAQAEEVTQEVFLQVWRSASSFDPARGSALSWLLTLAHRRAVDRVRSAASQSRRDQDYESLQAQTPFDSTAELAEGRLEATRVRSALGGLTQTQRSAVELAFFDGLTHQEVSERLGVPLGTAKTRIRDGLRRMRDQLGGAQ
- a CDS encoding transferase, with the translated sequence MARRRKKYVEIEEVPGKPLRYWPHALGGGLVAEGAVVDPQAYVHESAYVDPGAHVAPGARVSSGAWVAEDAFVGEDAVVGTNASVGRSARLGRGARLGMRVALGDGALVADFVTIDTDERVPSGTAVLRDEMDRSAA
- a CDS encoding virginiamycin B lyase family protein codes for the protein MSGQPLIREHQVSDAAAMPYAVAVTDDSAVWATLAQGDAVVRRAADGSLTTIPLGEGGRPLLLVATDQDTVWVTESVGNRLVHVGPEGVRAAVPVPTPEAHPFGIATTGTGELWFTEMASDLIGHVDAHGRVREFPTGAAGGMPSLIACADDAVWFTLNQAHAVGCLRADHEQVEILPLPTQGAGPVGITAAPDGAGWFVQIGAGLIGRVDAAGTLVEHALPDRQSKPHAIAADPAGGCWFTLWGSNQVGHIGDDGAITLAELPTPDSQPHGLAVAPDWTVWVALEPGRLAEVSAQR
- a CDS encoding class F sortase gives rise to the protein MSTSPTEGHGRRLSFVAFGLLLALGVGLLWWALAHQVGEPPVPEGTRQSAGSTASGTPEDAVAATSAPTPRPSPDSLPDATVPGATGSAGEAVAPGSTPAAPQTVVAPETGSAPGGDASSPAPALPASEPVRVRVPAFDVDSPLHPLGLDDEGRLAVPSGELYDEAAWYSGSPTPGEPGPSVIEGHVTSQGSVPSVFFELGALQPGDTVEVDRQDGTTATFEVYGADSFPKDQFPKTTVYGNTSGPELRLITCGGTYDAELGAHVDNVVVFARLVDPRGGSG
- a CDS encoding CHRD domain-containing protein, with protein sequence MRTTRNRTAPLAILALVGLPLLAASPASAHEDGGTELSGTLTELNDSGASGTAWGMLEGNELHIILETEGLLDGAPHAQHIHIGGTNTCPGADVKGTGPGGELQTSDGVPAYGMVKVSLTNEPGMTTGDHALDVENFPATGSYTYERTIELDDETAASVAAGDGVVVVHGVDHDGSGAYDGDAKSDLDPALPAEATNPALCGEFEVAQMTMPEDGVATGGSGTAGTEHVGLMALGGVTLAVAGLGLAVTRRRADQRS